From the genome of Actinomycetota bacterium, one region includes:
- a CDS encoding zinc metalloprotease HtpX — protein sequence MTGINRVKTWILIAALGGLFVGLGAVFGGRNGALIMLFVAFAFNLAMYWFSDRIAIASSRSKPVTEQQAPQLYRIVRELTQARGLPMPKIYVSEMPQPNAFATGRNPKHAAVSVTRGLLQVVDERELRGVLAHEISHVANHDILISSIAAAIGTAITWIAYMAFWFGGSDEDRNPLVGLLAVILAPIAAGIIQMAISRSREYQADESGAYLGHDPEALATALQKIETYASQTPPATMSPSQAHLFIMNPFSGRNRGMAFANLFSTHPPTADRIARLHEIEKKIGTAPNQPIVE from the coding sequence AACGGCGCCCTGATCATGCTGTTCGTCGCGTTCGCGTTCAACCTGGCGATGTACTGGTTCTCCGACCGCATCGCCATCGCGTCCAGCAGGTCGAAGCCCGTCACCGAGCAGCAGGCGCCCCAGCTGTACCGGATCGTCCGTGAGCTGACCCAGGCCCGCGGGCTCCCCATGCCCAAGATCTACGTCTCGGAGATGCCGCAGCCGAACGCGTTCGCCACCGGGAGGAACCCGAAGCACGCGGCGGTCTCCGTGACCCGGGGGCTGCTCCAGGTGGTGGACGAGCGGGAGCTCCGGGGCGTGCTCGCGCACGAGATCTCGCACGTGGCCAACCACGACATCCTGATCTCCTCGATCGCGGCGGCCATCGGCACGGCCATCACGTGGATCGCCTACATGGCGTTCTGGTTCGGCGGAAGCGACGAGGACCGCAACCCGCTGGTGGGGCTGCTGGCGGTGATCCTGGCCCCCATCGCGGCCGGGATCATCCAGATGGCCATCTCGCGGTCCCGGGAGTACCAGGCGGACGAGTCCGGCGCGTACCTGGGGCACGACCCCGAGGCGCTCGCCACCGCGCTCCAGAAGATCGAGACCTACGCCAGCCAGACCCCACCCGCCACCATGAGCCCTTCCCAGGCCCACCTGTTCATCATGAACCCGTTCAGCGGCCGCAACCGAGGCATGGCCTTCGCCAACCTCTTCTCCACGCACCCACCCACAGCGGACCGCATCGCCAGGCTCCACGAGATAGAAAAGAAGATCGGCACCGCCCCCAACCAACCCATCGTCGAGTAG